One region of Luteolibacter sp. Y139 genomic DNA includes:
- a CDS encoding acyl carrier protein, protein MNQAPTADEVMAMLRDEGLVDLCPDFPADGDLFAAGLDSMAVMQLIVVVEEQFGAVVGPEDVGRENLGTPAALADLIGRKLA, encoded by the coding sequence ATGAATCAAGCGCCGACGGCGGACGAGGTGATGGCAATGCTGCGCGATGAAGGGCTGGTCGACCTGTGCCCGGATTTCCCGGCGGATGGCGACTTGTTCGCGGCAGGCCTGGACTCGATGGCTGTGATGCAGCTCATCGTGGTGGTGGAGGAGCAATTCGGCGCGGTGGTCGGGCCGGAAGATGTGGGGCGGGAGAATCTAGGCACTCCGGCGGCTCTGGCGGACCTCATCGGGAGGAAGCTGGCATGA